The following coding sequences are from one Kallotenue papyrolyticum window:
- the clpB gene encoding ATP-dependent chaperone ClpB, whose product MADDAALERITGVNLHNYTDQARESLQRAQALAEEYGQPQILPEHLLLALLREDDGLVPEVVRRTGSSVEQLRAQVQAELHRLPKVRGSNVRPALSPRLQQVLAYAEAEARRLGDALVSTEHQLIALIESRGPAGTLLLQLNVVRDKVLQVINTLRGSLRASAFVSEPSFGMLERFGRDLTELALLNKLDPVIGRDEEIRRTMEVLSRRTKNNPVLIGEPGVGKTAIVEGLAQRIIRGDVPDALKNKKLVALDLGGLVAGTKYRGEFEERMKAVLNEVAAAQGRIILFIDELHTVVGAGAAEGGTLDAGNLLKPMLARGELHAIGATTLDEYRKHIERDPALERRFQPIIVEQPSVAETISILRGLKERYETHHRVRITDGALVAAATLSDRYVSDRFLPDKAIDLIDEAAARLRMAISSDPPALDDLKRRLLQLEIEREALKREHDRDAQARRAQLEEAIAALSRQRAELEAQLAEERAAITRISQLKEQIESTRQAIEQAQREYDYNRLAELQYGALPQLQQALEQEVQALERQQARGALLREEVTDEDVAAVVAKWTGIPVARLLLAEAERLRGMEDSLRRRVVGQDRAVRAVANAVRRARAGLHEPNRPLGSFLFLGPTGVGKTELARALAEFLFDDERALIRLDMSEYMEKHAVARLIGAPPGYIGYDEGGQLTEAVRRRPFAVVLFDELEKAHPDVFNVLLQVLDDGRLSDSQGRVVNFRNTVVIMTSNLGAQAILRTLDDPERMREQVLEALEAHFPPEFLNRVDDVIVFEPLREEEIAEIVQLQLARVSARLREQRLTLELSPAALHFLVGIGYDPRYGARPLRRAIQHEILDPLALALVEQQFRPGDTIRVDVERGELTFEAIRRDDTPERRTSAAA is encoded by the coding sequence ATGGCCGATGACGCGGCCCTGGAAAGGATCACTGGGGTGAACCTCCACAACTATACCGATCAGGCGCGGGAATCCCTTCAGCGGGCGCAGGCGCTGGCCGAGGAGTACGGCCAGCCGCAGATCCTGCCCGAACACCTGCTGCTGGCGTTGCTGCGCGAAGACGATGGGTTGGTGCCCGAAGTAGTGCGTCGCACCGGCTCGAGCGTGGAGCAGCTCCGTGCGCAGGTGCAGGCCGAACTGCACCGTCTGCCCAAAGTGCGTGGTTCCAACGTGCGGCCTGCGCTCAGCCCGCGGCTGCAGCAGGTGCTGGCCTATGCCGAGGCCGAAGCACGGCGCTTGGGCGATGCGCTGGTCTCGACCGAGCACCAACTCATCGCGCTGATCGAGAGTCGCGGCCCGGCGGGCACGCTCTTACTGCAGCTCAACGTCGTGCGCGACAAGGTGCTCCAGGTGATCAATACGCTGCGCGGCTCGTTGCGCGCCAGCGCGTTTGTCAGCGAACCGAGCTTCGGCATGCTCGAGCGCTTTGGGCGCGATCTGACCGAGCTGGCGCTGCTCAATAAACTCGATCCGGTGATCGGCCGCGACGAGGAGATCCGCCGCACCATGGAGGTGCTCAGCCGGCGCACCAAGAACAACCCGGTGTTGATCGGTGAGCCGGGCGTGGGCAAAACGGCGATCGTAGAGGGGCTGGCCCAGCGCATTATTCGCGGCGACGTGCCGGACGCGCTGAAAAACAAGAAGTTGGTGGCCCTCGATCTCGGCGGCCTGGTGGCCGGCACCAAATACCGCGGCGAGTTCGAAGAGCGCATGAAGGCTGTGCTCAACGAAGTGGCCGCCGCCCAGGGACGCATCATCCTGTTCATCGACGAGCTGCACACCGTGGTCGGCGCGGGCGCGGCCGAAGGCGGGACGCTGGACGCCGGCAACCTGCTCAAGCCGATGTTGGCGCGCGGCGAGCTGCATGCCATTGGCGCGACCACGCTCGACGAATACCGCAAGCATATCGAACGCGATCCGGCGCTGGAACGGCGCTTCCAGCCGATCATCGTCGAACAGCCCTCGGTTGCCGAAACGATCTCAATCCTGCGTGGGCTCAAGGAGCGCTACGAGACGCATCACCGCGTGCGCATCACCGACGGCGCGCTCGTGGCTGCCGCCACGCTCAGCGACCGCTACGTTAGCGACCGCTTCCTGCCCGACAAGGCCATCGACCTGATCGATGAAGCCGCGGCGCGACTGCGTATGGCGATCAGCAGCGATCCGCCGGCGCTGGACGACCTCAAACGCCGCTTGCTGCAGCTCGAAATCGAGCGCGAGGCGCTCAAGCGCGAACACGACCGCGACGCACAGGCGCGTCGCGCGCAGCTCGAAGAAGCGATCGCGGCACTGAGTCGCCAACGTGCCGAGCTGGAAGCCCAATTGGCGGAGGAGCGCGCCGCCATCACCCGCATCTCGCAGCTCAAGGAGCAGATCGAGTCCACGCGCCAGGCGATCGAACAGGCGCAGCGCGAGTATGATTACAACCGGCTGGCCGAGTTGCAGTACGGCGCGTTGCCGCAGTTGCAGCAGGCGCTGGAGCAGGAGGTGCAGGCCCTGGAGCGTCAGCAGGCGCGCGGCGCGCTGTTGCGCGAGGAAGTAACCGACGAGGACGTCGCCGCAGTGGTTGCCAAGTGGACTGGCATCCCCGTCGCGCGTTTGCTGCTGGCCGAGGCCGAACGGCTGCGCGGCATGGAAGATAGCCTGCGCCGGCGCGTGGTGGGCCAGGATCGCGCGGTGCGCGCCGTTGCCAACGCCGTGCGGCGTGCGCGTGCCGGGCTACACGAGCCCAACCGTCCGCTGGGCTCGTTTCTGTTTTTGGGCCCGACCGGCGTGGGTAAGACCGAGCTGGCGCGCGCCCTGGCCGAGTTCCTCTTCGACGACGAGCGCGCCCTGATCCGCCTGGACATGTCCGAGTACATGGAGAAGCATGCCGTAGCGCGCTTGATCGGCGCGCCGCCCGGCTACATCGGCTACGACGAAGGTGGCCAGCTCACCGAGGCGGTGCGCCGCCGGCCCTTTGCCGTGGTGCTCTTTGACGAGCTGGAAAAGGCCCATCCCGATGTCTTCAACGTGCTGCTGCAGGTGCTGGACGATGGCCGTCTGAGCGACAGCCAGGGCCGCGTGGTCAACTTCCGCAACACCGTGGTGATCATGACCAGCAATCTGGGCGCGCAGGCCATCCTGCGCACGCTGGACGATCCCGAGCGCATGCGTGAGCAGGTGCTCGAAGCGCTCGAAGCGCACTTCCCGCCGGAGTTTCTCAACCGTGTGGATGACGTGATTGTCTTCGAACCGCTGCGCGAGGAAGAGATCGCCGAGATTGTGCAGCTCCAACTGGCACGCGTCAGCGCGCGGCTGCGCGAGCAGCGCCTGACGCTGGAGCTGAGCCCGGCGGCGCTGCACTTCCTGGTCGGCATCGGCTACGATCCACGCTATGGCGCGCGTCCGCTGCGCCGCGCGATTCAGCATGAAATCCTCGATCCGCTGGCGCTGGCGTTGGTGGAACAGCAATTTCGCCCCGGCGACACGATCC